One window from the genome of Sphaerotilus microaerophilus encodes:
- a CDS encoding GspE/PulE family protein, whose protein sequence is MSAAPAVPTPAPPGPAAVVDHAREQAVAVVQRLLQRFRAETRLSPDAHAPVRDAAFHQWLGSASGMLPGKLAWVRPELADLGLVPLAEGRQRLCIALRGDEPLVGLVLADPFDRTTRLWLEARLRAAGRPRTRWYVAPADEVLDFYDRLASATPAPGSAPEPVPDVAAASLKPPGMPATPPTLALAPVDRSADRPSAMAPPPPVAAPPRIETVPTDDAPARRFVSQVLDEALAASASDVHLASTPDGLLVRYRIDGVLQVVNGADGRDFAARVMRRLKLLADLDLAPQRGAQDGRVQLAHEDREVEARLSILPSRHGEDAVLRILDRHSLAQGGCLDVASLGFDPLVAGAMRRMARIPHGLLIVTGPPGSGKTSTLYGLLGEQPPGSDRLITIEDPIEAPLPDALQIAVDDAHGLGWTHALRAALRHDADRIMLGELRDVETARLAVQAALGGQRLFAGVRASQAFEAIGRLTTLGVDPYDLTAALNGVIAQRLLRKVCPHCAEPFEPDPALLAASGLPRAVLEEGWSFHRGLGCPACRGTGYLGRQAIAQVLTLDLELKGLIAQRASPAAQREAAERHGLTTLREAALELVSSGLTTLEEANRVTAVQE, encoded by the coding sequence ATGTCCGCTGCCCCTGCCGTACCGACCCCTGCGCCGCCCGGACCGGCCGCCGTGGTCGACCATGCCCGAGAGCAGGCCGTCGCCGTGGTGCAGCGGCTGCTGCAGCGTTTTCGCGCCGAGACGCGCCTGAGCCCCGACGCCCACGCACCCGTGCGTGACGCCGCCTTCCACCAATGGCTCGGCAGCGCCAGCGGCATGCTGCCCGGCAAGCTGGCCTGGGTGCGCCCCGAGCTGGCCGACCTCGGCCTCGTGCCGCTGGCCGAGGGGCGCCAGCGCCTGTGCATCGCCCTGCGGGGCGACGAGCCGCTGGTCGGCCTGGTGCTGGCCGACCCCTTCGACCGGACCACCCGGCTCTGGCTGGAAGCCCGCCTGCGCGCGGCCGGCCGGCCCAGAACGCGCTGGTACGTGGCACCCGCCGACGAGGTGCTGGACTTCTACGACCGCCTCGCATCGGCCACCCCGGCCCCCGGCTCTGCGCCGGAGCCGGTGCCAGACGTGGCGGCGGCGTCGCTCAAGCCCCCGGGTATGCCTGCAACCCCACCCACCTTGGCGCTGGCACCCGTCGACCGGTCCGCGGACCGGCCTTCGGCCATGGCACCGCCCCCGCCGGTCGCCGCGCCGCCGCGTATCGAGACGGTGCCGACCGATGACGCCCCCGCGCGGCGCTTCGTCTCCCAGGTCCTGGACGAGGCGCTGGCGGCCTCGGCCAGCGACGTGCACCTGGCCAGTACGCCCGACGGCCTGCTGGTGCGCTACCGCATCGACGGCGTGCTGCAGGTGGTCAATGGCGCCGACGGGCGCGACTTTGCCGCGCGGGTCATGCGCCGCCTGAAGCTGCTGGCCGACCTGGACCTCGCCCCGCAGCGTGGCGCCCAGGACGGCCGGGTGCAGCTGGCCCACGAGGACCGCGAGGTCGAGGCGCGCCTGTCCATCCTGCCCAGCCGCCATGGCGAGGACGCCGTCCTGCGCATCCTGGACCGCCATTCGCTCGCCCAGGGCGGCTGCCTGGACGTGGCCAGCCTGGGCTTCGACCCGCTGGTGGCGGGGGCGATGCGCCGCATGGCGCGCATCCCGCACGGCCTGCTGATCGTCACCGGCCCGCCTGGCAGCGGCAAGACCAGCACGCTCTACGGCCTGCTGGGCGAGCAACCGCCGGGCAGCGACCGGCTCATCACCATCGAGGACCCGATCGAGGCCCCGCTGCCCGACGCCCTGCAGATCGCGGTGGACGACGCCCACGGCCTGGGCTGGACCCACGCCCTGCGCGCCGCGCTGCGCCACGACGCGGACCGCATCATGCTCGGCGAGTTGCGCGACGTGGAAACCGCCCGCCTGGCGGTGCAGGCCGCCCTGGGCGGGCAGCGCCTGTTCGCCGGGGTGCGCGCCAGCCAGGCCTTCGAGGCCATCGGCCGGCTGACCACCCTGGGCGTGGACCCCTACGACCTGACGGCAGCGCTCAACGGCGTGATCGCCCAGCGGCTGCTGCGCAAGGTCTGCCCGCACTGCGCCGAGCCGTTCGAGCCCGACCCGGCCCTGTTGGCTGCCAGCGGCCTGCCGCGCGCGGTGCTGGAAGAGGGCTGGAGCTTTCATCGCGGCCTGGGCTGCCCGGCCTGCCGCGGCACCGGCTACCTGGGCCGCCAGGCCATCGCCCAGGTGCTGACGCTGGACCTGGAGCTCAAGGGCCTGATCGCGCAGCGGGCCTCGCCCGCCGCCCAGCGCGAAGCCGCCGAACGCCACGGCCTGACCACCCTGCGCGAGGCGGCACTGGAGCTGGTCAGCAGCGGCCTCACCACCCTGGAGGAAGCGAATCGTGTCACTGCGGTTCAGGAATGA
- a CDS encoding thioesterase family protein, with translation MTTAHLPRRSAEEQERVHAELSDLFERRICFNEVLGLSIESMDPHDFRMRFSMRPELVGHYLYGRLHGGVISAALDATGGNAVMLALAEKHAHETAEQVMHRFARIGTIDLRIDYLRPGLGSHFIASAEIVRLGGRVATIHMRLVNDTGTLVATGSGAYIVS, from the coding sequence ATGACCACTGCCCACCTGCCCCGTCGCAGCGCCGAAGAACAGGAGCGCGTGCACGCCGAACTGTCCGACCTCTTCGAGCGGCGCATCTGCTTCAATGAAGTGCTCGGGCTGAGCATCGAGTCGATGGATCCGCACGACTTCCGCATGCGCTTCTCGATGCGGCCCGAGCTGGTGGGCCACTACCTCTACGGGCGCCTGCACGGCGGGGTGATCTCCGCGGCGCTGGACGCCACCGGCGGCAATGCGGTGATGCTCGCCCTGGCCGAGAAGCACGCCCACGAGACGGCCGAGCAGGTGATGCACCGCTTCGCCCGCATCGGCACCATCGACCTGCGCATCGACTACCTGCGCCCCGGGCTGGGCAGCCACTTCATCGCCAGCGCCGAGATCGTGCGCCTCGGGGGCCGCGTGGCAACGATCCACATGCGGCTGGTCAACGACACCGGCACCCTCGTGGCCACCGGCAGCGGCGCCTACATCGTCAGCTGA
- a CDS encoding DUF1624 domain-containing protein: MPERARKVDLPIAPPERLTPSRGARFDRLDALRGAAMLWMTGFHACFDLNLQGLIGRQNFYQDPFWTVQRMLILSLFLACAGAGQAVAQRQGVPWPRFWRRWSQVALCALAVSLGSWWMFGPRWISFGVLHALALMTLLARLLAVRGAPWLIALALALACLLLPLGWSHEVFDSRWTDWIGLVTHKPPTEDYVPLLPWFGVLLGGLLAMHQALRRWPAVVSGALPRPLQPLALLGRWSLTYYMLHQPVLLGLIGAWVALRS; encoded by the coding sequence ATGCCTGAACGAGCGCGCAAAGTCGATCTGCCGATTGCCCCTCCTGAACGACTCACACCGAGCCGCGGGGCTCGCTTCGACCGGCTCGACGCGCTGCGCGGTGCGGCGATGCTGTGGATGACGGGGTTCCACGCCTGCTTCGACCTGAATCTGCAGGGCCTGATCGGGCGGCAGAACTTCTACCAGGACCCGTTCTGGACGGTGCAGCGCATGCTGATCCTGTCGCTCTTCCTGGCCTGCGCTGGGGCCGGGCAGGCGGTGGCGCAGCGCCAGGGTGTGCCGTGGCCGCGTTTCTGGCGGCGCTGGTCGCAGGTGGCGCTATGCGCGCTGGCGGTGTCGCTTGGGTCCTGGTGGATGTTCGGACCGCGTTGGATCAGCTTCGGCGTGCTGCACGCACTGGCACTGATGACGCTGCTGGCGCGCCTGCTGGCTGTGCGGGGTGCGCCCTGGCTGATCGCGCTGGCGCTGGCGCTGGCCTGCCTGCTGCTGCCGCTGGGGTGGTCGCACGAAGTATTTGACAGCCGCTGGACCGACTGGATCGGCCTGGTGACCCACAAGCCACCCACCGAGGACTACGTGCCGCTGCTGCCGTGGTTCGGTGTGCTGCTTGGCGGGCTGCTCGCCATGCACCAGGCGCTGCGCCGCTGGCCGGCGGTGGTCAGCGGGGCGCTGCCACGTCCTCTTCAGCCGCTGGCGCTGCTGGGGCGCTGGTCGCTGACCTACTACATGCTGCACCAGCCGGTGCTGCTGGGGCTGATCGGCGCCTGGGTGGCGTTGCGCAGCTGA
- a CDS encoding peptidylprolyl isomerase gives MKKLQIAVSAVALSAALLPSLAAAQNIAIVNGKAVPKARFDTLMTQITKQGNQPRTPDLERQVKDELVLREIFVQEAERAGVQRSDEYKQQMDLARQSLLIRELFTSYQKKNPVTDEQLKAEYDKLKGQNSGKEYRARHILVEKEDEAKALVAKIKGGAKFEDLAKASSKDPGSAQNGGDLDWAAPGNYVPEFSQAMTKLEKGKFTEEPVKSQFGYHIIQLEDVREAQFPPLEDIKAQLRQRLEQQKMAKFQEELKAKAKTDYKFGQ, from the coding sequence ATGAAGAAGCTTCAGATTGCCGTGTCTGCCGTTGCCCTGTCGGCCGCGCTGCTGCCGAGCCTGGCGGCCGCGCAGAACATTGCCATCGTCAATGGCAAGGCAGTGCCCAAGGCTCGCTTCGATACCCTGATGACGCAGATCACCAAGCAGGGCAACCAGCCGCGCACGCCGGATCTGGAGCGCCAAGTGAAGGATGAGCTGGTGCTGCGCGAGATCTTCGTGCAGGAAGCCGAGCGCGCTGGCGTGCAGCGAAGCGACGAGTACAAGCAGCAGATGGACCTGGCCCGCCAGAGCCTGCTGATCCGCGAGCTGTTCACCAGCTACCAGAAGAAGAACCCGGTCACCGACGAGCAGCTCAAGGCCGAGTACGACAAGCTCAAGGGCCAGAACAGCGGCAAGGAATACCGCGCCCGCCACATCCTGGTCGAGAAGGAAGACGAGGCCAAGGCCCTGGTCGCCAAGATCAAGGGCGGCGCCAAGTTCGAGGACCTGGCCAAGGCCTCCTCCAAGGACCCGGGCTCGGCCCAGAACGGCGGCGACCTGGACTGGGCCGCACCGGGCAACTACGTGCCCGAGTTCTCCCAGGCCATGACCAAGCTGGAAAAGGGCAAGTTCACCGAAGAGCCGGTGAAGAGCCAGTTCGGCTACCACATCATCCAGCTCGAAGACGTGCGTGAAGCCCAGTTCCCGCCGCTGGAAGACATCAAGGCCCAGCTGCGCCAGCGCCTGGAGCAGCAGAAGATGGCCAAGTTCCAGGAAGAGCTGAAGGCCAAAGCCAAGACCGACTACAAGTTCGGCCAGTGA
- a CDS encoding BolA family protein: protein MSATTSRQVPLAERPSATQIEALLQARFEPVRLAVIDESQQHAGHAGAAEGSHMRVEICSTAFAGLSRVARHRLVYDALSAQIRRGIHALAIIAEVP from the coding sequence ATGAGCGCGACCACCTCCCGCCAGGTTCCGCTCGCCGAACGACCCAGCGCGACGCAGATCGAGGCCCTCCTGCAAGCGCGCTTCGAGCCGGTCCGGCTCGCCGTGATCGACGAAAGCCAGCAGCATGCCGGCCACGCCGGAGCGGCCGAAGGCAGCCACATGCGGGTCGAAATCTGCTCCACGGCCTTCGCCGGACTGAGCCGGGTGGCCCGACATCGCCTCGTGTATGATGCCCTTTCAGCTCAGATCCGTAGAGGAATCCACGCTTTGGCGATCATCGCCGAAGTTCCCTGA
- a CDS encoding septation protein A, producing the protein MKLLLDFLPIVLFFLTFNAAEKRADEAARLASDWFGFMVSGGVVGPKEAPVLLATVVVIAATLAQVLYLKARRQKVDTMLWVSLALVTVLGGATIYFHSEAFIKWKPTVLYWVMSAAFLLSPLLAGKNLLRILLGEQVELPEFAWKRLNWAWVLFFAFMGVLNLWVAFNFETATWVNFKLFGGMGLMFVFMLAQGFYLTRHLKVEDQ; encoded by the coding sequence ATGAAGCTGCTGCTCGATTTCCTGCCCATCGTCCTGTTCTTCCTCACGTTCAACGCGGCGGAGAAGCGCGCGGACGAGGCGGCCCGCCTCGCCTCCGACTGGTTCGGTTTCATGGTCTCGGGCGGCGTGGTCGGCCCCAAGGAGGCCCCGGTGCTGCTGGCCACGGTCGTGGTCATCGCCGCCACGCTGGCGCAGGTGCTGTACCTCAAGGCGCGGCGCCAGAAGGTGGACACCATGCTCTGGGTCAGCCTGGCGCTGGTGACGGTGCTGGGCGGCGCCACCATCTATTTCCACAGCGAGGCCTTCATCAAGTGGAAGCCCACGGTGCTCTACTGGGTGATGTCGGCGGCCTTCCTGCTCAGCCCGCTGCTGGCCGGCAAGAACCTGCTGCGGATCCTGCTGGGCGAACAGGTCGAACTGCCCGAGTTCGCCTGGAAGCGCCTGAACTGGGCCTGGGTGCTGTTCTTCGCCTTCATGGGCGTGCTCAACCTCTGGGTGGCCTTCAACTTCGAGACCGCCACCTGGGTCAACTTCAAGCTCTTTGGTGGCATGGGGCTGATGTTCGTCTTCATGCTCGCGCAGGGCTTCTACCTGACCCGCCACCTGAAGGTCGAGGACCAATGA